GCTCACCGGTTCCACAACTGTGCGATTTAATATATTTAATCTGAAACTCTTCAGCATCTTCAGGTGAAATGTACGTGTCTTTCAAATTTCCCACGCCCACATTCACGCCATAAATTTTCTGAAGCGGATTTTCCGAAATCTGCTGTAAAAGCCTGTCGCGACACTTTGCGATGGCAACGCGGGCATCATCAGTTAACAAAACCTTAAACGGTTTCACGGAGGCATCATAAACTTCATCTATCGTTAATGAGTGCCCGTCCAAATAAAGGATATTATTCTTGATCATTCTGTATCTCTCCCGTACTTTTCCGTTACCTGTTTAACATTTGTTTTACTGCGGCAACAAGATCTTCACGCAACACTTCTTTTTGGACTTTTTGTTTCCACTCTTCCTTGTTCGTAATTGAGTCCGACATTTCTTTCCCAAGAGCGAGATCCCTGACTGTTACGACACCTTTAGCATACTCGTCACTGCCAAGAAGAAGACATACAGGTGAATCCATTTTATCAGCATAACCGAGCTGTTTTTTCAATCCCCGTTGTGCACCATAGTAAACTTCTGTGCTGATTCCTGCATTTCTGAGCTCAGTTGCTATTTTCTGATATTCACCCATGAGTTCATCATCAAAGACAGTGACCAGAACAGACGATTTCGATTTAACATCCGAATTACCCGATAACACCAGCAATTCACAGAGCCTGTCAACTCCTATGGATGCACCTGCAGCCGGCACTTTGATACCGAGCAGTCTTTCAACCAAACCATCGTATCTGCCACCACCGCATATGGAACCCACTTTTCTTGTATTTCCTTTTGAGTCTTCAAATGTAAGCAGCGACTCTACTTCGTAAACGGGTCCTGTGTAATATCCCAATCCGCGAACAATTGATGGAGAAAATAAAACTCTGTTCTCGTCAAAACCGGCGGATGAAAGTAGCATGTCGATCTTTTTTAATTCTGCCAAACCTTCTGCAAATTTTTCATTTGATCCACCCAGTCCCTCTAGCTCTGTAAGAATGTCTTCTCTTTTACTGTCTTCCGTAAATCTTTCGAAATAACCTGCTATTCCTTTTACAATTGTTTTATCAATGCCAAGGCCCGGTATGAAAGCACCTGAGGAATCTTTTCTTCCCTCTCCGAGTTCAGCTACAATTCCCTGCACACCGACTTTATCTATTTTATCGATAATTCTTAATACATTAGCCTCGTTTGCTTCGCCTTCGATACCGAGAGACTCGAGGAATCCGGATAATATCTTTCTGTTGTTCACCTTAACCAGATAAGAATTTCTCGCCAGCCCTATTGCTTCCAAAGCATCTGAAAGGATCATGCACGATTCAGCATCCGTTGCTACATCAGCGGTACCAACAGTATCAAAATCGAGTTGCCAGAATTCCCTGAATCTGCCCGGATCAAGCTTGGCTTCAAATCTGTAAACGGGACCGTATTGATATCTCTTGAACAAAGGGGCGTTTTTGGTCGTCAACTGACTTTTTATCGATTGAAGGAACAATTCCTCAGCATACATTCTCGCCAAAGGGGCAGTAAGATCATACCGCATTGCGATATGGTGATTATCCATTACCACAAAATCGGACTCATCCCGTAACTCGCTCCCGTCATCTTTATAAACAGGCTCAGTCTCAGGGTTTCTGAATGAATAGACACCTTCAGCCACTGTTTCCTTGTCGGGAAGATATTTACCAAGGTTCTCAGCATATTCAAGTATCGGAGTGTCCCAATGACGAAATCCGTAAAGTTCGTAAACCTTTCCGGCTTTTTCGACCACATTCTTTCGTAATTCATTTAATTTCGGCTCAATATCTCTGAAACCTTTAATTTTTCGTGGAATCATTCCATTCATTTTCTATCCGGGTTTTCTAAAAATTATAAATTTAAATTTACGAAAAAGTTATCATGTTGATCCATTTTGTATTTTTGAAGAATCATTCATAAATATTACGAGACAGATTTTGGAACTCTTCAGCAAACTGCGCGAACCGGTAAATGGATTTACTCATTTCCTGGGTGTAGTTCTTGCGCCAGTAGCACTATTTGTGCTTTTGAATCGCGAGCATCCTGCCGTAACAGGGACGCACATTGTTGCATTTTCAATTTTCTGTGCATCGCAGTTTTTTCTTTTTCTGGCGAGTACACTCTATCACTGGATTCCGGCCTCGGATCGAAAACTCGTGATACTCAGGAAAATAGACCACATCATGATCTTTGTTTCAATTGCAGGTTCTTACACTCCCGTTTGTTTGATTACCCTCGGAGGTACTCTCGGGTATGTAACACTGGGAGTGGTTTGGACGATAGCCCTTGCGGGTTTTTTCATCAAGGTATTTTGGTTGCATGCGCCGCGAAAACTGTATACAGGAATCTATCTTGCAATGGGGTGGCTCGTTCTTTTAGTCATCTATCCGCTTTACAATGCAATGCCGGAAGGTGGAATGTTTTGGCTGATTCTTGAAGCAGTATTTTATACTGTTGGTGCTCTTATCTATGCATTTAAGAGACCTGACCCGTTTCCGGGGATAATGGGATTTCACGAAATATTTCACATCTTCATCTTGTTGGGGGCATTCTCCCACTTTTATCTTTTACTCAAATTTGTTTGAAAATCCGGAAGTCAACATTAATCGCGCGCTTGTAAGTTAACGGCCTGTGAGAAAAACAAGATAAGACTAAGATCTCATAAAATTTTTATGCAATTTCAGTATTATCTTTATCCTTAACCTTGTTTTTTCCAAATCTTAATCGTATTTTCCACACTTTAATAGAAATATTTCATTAATCAATCTCACAAGAGGTTAGCATGCGCAAAATGTACTCTCTCTTCTTCTTCATTTGTCTTTCACTGATCGCATCATCCCAGGATTTGCGTATCGAGAAACCGGTCTTCTCCGCGGGCAATCAGGGTGACTGGGTTCCTGACAATGTAGTGCTCAACTATAAACCGATCGGAATGATGTCAGGAATTCAAACATCCAACGGTGATATATATATTGCTATCAATGATACTCTTTCAACCACAAACTTGGGTCTTGTCGTCAGAAAATCGACTGATGCCGGGGTTACATGGACTACTCTCAGCGGAGTAAACAGCAGAACAAAATTTGAAAAACTCAAACTTATTAAAAGTTCTTTGGATTCTGTTTACTGCTTCTTCCAGGAAGGTTTCAGCGTTTACAGTTGGAATATTAACGGTTCAATTTTAAATCCCGTTATGGTTGCTGGTGGTTACAGATCTTTTGATGTGGAGATAACATCAACCAATTCAATGTATGTCGTTTTGGATTCACTCCCATCAAACAACCTGGTAAGATATGCCTCGCTCGATTATGGTTACAGTTGGATCAACAGAGGAAGTATATCCTCAGCTGCGGCATTACCATTCCTCTCCAAATCTGTAAGTGGTGATACTCTGTTTCTTAATTATATGGGACCCATCCTCGCCGATACTGCAACATCGGTCATAAGAGTTGTAAGGTACCGTGAAACAGCCCCGGGCGTATTGGCTTCAGCAACTTTTCAGGATATAGCAACCAGTACCCTTCCGAAATATGAATATAAAACAGTAGCTGGAAATGGCGTTGCCTGGTTTGTTTATACAAAGGTTGATGGAAGTTCACAACTTTGGGCGCGACAGAGCACAGACGGAGGCTTCACCTACGGCACAGAATTCAGGGTTAATCCTGATGAAACTGTTAATCAGTATGGATTTGATCTAAAAGCGAAATTTCCTGCCGGAAACGGATTCAGTTTTGTTTATCATGCTGACAGTGCTCAGGTTGGACCTTCGACTTCAGTAACTGATAAAATACAATTCGGATCTGCGCTTCAGACAGGTTCTTCGTTCCAGCCTTTTGAACAGATCAATCAAGTGCCTGCTTTCTTCTCAGCAAACAACTGCAAACCAATCATCGTCGAACTTCCGTTCTACAACAGCTCAGGTGTAGCATTTGAAGCTGAGACCGGTACAGGAAATAAAGTCTACTGGGATGCTTTCCATCTCGTTCCTGTTGAATTGACTTCGTTCTCTGCAGATGTTTATGCAAATAAAGTCGTCCTTAACTGGTCAACAGCCACTGAAACCAACAACCGCGGATTTTCAGTTGAGAAAAAGACTATCGGAAACTGGGAAAAAATCGGATTCGTAAACGGTAACGGAACTTCAACCAGAGCTCACAATTATTCATTTATTGATAATGACAACGCCACCGGAAAGGTTTACTACAGACTGAATCAGATCGATCTGGACGGAACAAGTTCCTTCTCAAAAGTTGTTGAAGTTGATCTTTCTACACCTAATGAGTACAACTTAAGCCAGAATTATCCGAATCCTTTCAACCCTTCAACCTCAATAAAATTCGCATTGAAGGTGGATTCAAAAGTATCTTTGAAGATATTCAACCCTCTCGGACAGGAAGTAATGACTATCCTCTCCGACAACCATGCCGCAGGAAGCTACAATATTTCCGTTAATGCAGCAGGTTTGAACAGCGGTGTATATTTCTACACACTGGAAGCAAACGGAGTGGATGGGAGTAAATTCACTTCCACGAAGAAAATGATACTGATGAAATAATTCAATTATTTAAAACTAAAAAGGCTGCCTTTATGGCAGCCTTTTTTTGTACCGTTGATAGGATTCGAACCTATGGCCTTCTGAGCCACAGTCAGACGCTCTAACCAACTGAGCTACAACGGCAGAATTTAGTCTGCAAATATACCAATTTTATCGTTTATTTCAAAAAATTCTATCTGCCTAATCTAAATTCTTTCAAACTTTTTTCGTTCAAACCCCTTATCAAAAAGCAGATTTACACCGCAATCTATAAATCAAGTCTCAACTGATTCGCCCTGATCACCTAAATTCCTCTCATCATTTTGCAACTGTACAATCGTCACATATCATTAATTTTAATGCTTATTTTTATCTCCGTATATTTAAAGCTTGAAAATGAAAAATTTCGCATTTGGCTTCTTCGCCCTGTTACTCTTCTTTTGTTTTGTTTCCTGCGAATCACCACGACTTGTATTTCCCGATATGGACTATGGAGTAGTGATTGATTCTTCAGATGTCAAATTGTACCAGTCGGGTAAAAGAGATTCACTCGATCTTATTTCACCAGGTGACAGAATAAAAGCCCAGGACAGCATCGTAATTTTATTCTCACCAACTCAGGAGCTCTATTTTTCCTCACAGGCAACGGTAAAGTTGTTTGTTGAAAGGAATCTGGATTTCGGAGATGAGACGATTGTAAATATCACCGATCATTATTCCATTTCTAAAATCAATGATTCTCTTGTTGTGAGAAGAAGCGCGACCAAGATCATTTTCGCATCTGATAAGACTCAATCCATATCATGGGACCAAAAATGAACCGCTTAAAAATTACTCTATTGTTTACAGTTATTCTCTTCTCACTAAATTTCGCTCAAATTAATATAAAAATGATCGTGAAGGCAGAAGGAGTTGAGAACAGCGAATCAGTCTATATCGCTGGAAACCGGCCGGAAATCGGTAACTGGAATCCCGGCGCTACAAAATTTTTCAAAGAACCAACCGGCAACTGGGTATACTCGTTCACCATCCCGGCACCTGATCAATTGGAGTTCAAGTTTACCAAAGGAAGCTGGAGCCAGGAAGCCGCCAATCCCGATGGAACCATTCCCGGAAACACAATAGTAAACGCAGTTCGCGATACTGTCCTTGAATTTAAAATTTGCTGCTGGAGCAAAGCTGCCGGTACCACTGCCTTCAAAGGACAAATTACCGGAAAAGTGGAATACATCAGAGGACTTGGTGAGGGAAACATCCTTCCGAGAGATATCATCATTCTTCTGCCTGAAGGTTATGAAAAGTCATCGGACCGCTATCCTGTTCTTTACATGCACGATGGACAGAACATCTTCGATCCTTCAACTGTAGGCTTTGGAGTTGACTGGCAAATAGATGAAGCAATCGACTCACTTGCAAAACAAGGCAAAGTCGAAAAGATGATCATTGTTGGTATTTACAACAGCAAAAACAGACGACCTGAATATTCCCATTCAAAACTCGGTGAAGAATACATGAATTTTGTTGTCAATAAGGTAAAACCTTTGATCGATTCCAAGTACAGAACAAAACCGGGAAGAGAGTTTACCAGCACGGCCGGTTCGTCGATGGGTGGACTTATCTCGTTCATGCTTCTCTGGGAGCATAATGATGTCTTTTCAAAAGCAGGAAGTTTCTCCCCTGCTCTTAAAATAGATATTTACGATTATGTCTCGATTGTAAAAAACACTTCAAGTCCAAAAAGAAATTTCAAATTATACATCGATAACGGTGGAAAGGGACTCGAAGCTAAACTTCAACCGGGAATCGATGAAATGATTGCCACCCTTGAAGAACTTGGTTACAAACAGGGAGAGGATTTTATTACTGTTTTTGATCCCGAAGCAGAGCACAATGAAAGCGCCTGGGCTAAAAGAATCCCAAATTTTTTAATGAAAATGTTCGGTACGAATAAATAACCCAAGAAAATTACTGATTAAACAGGACACCATGCTTAAAATCAATGAAATATATTTTTCTGTCCAGGGTGAGAGCACTCATGCCGGACTTCCATGTGTTTTTGTGCGACTCACATATTGCAACCTGAGATGCACCTACTGCGATACTGAGTACGCTTTTTATGAAGGAAAGGATATGAGCCTCGAAGATATCCTTGCTGAAGTGAAAAAGTATAATTGCGACATGGTTGAGATAACCGGTGGGGAGCCTTTAATTCAGAAAGAAGTACTGCCGCTTATGACTACTCTTTGCGATATGGGGTATAAAGTCCTTATTGAGACAGGTGGAAGCCTCCCGATCGATAATATCGACCCTAGAGTACATGTAATAATGGATTTAAAGTGTCCGTCAAGTAAAATGATGAAGAAAAACCGTTATGAAAATCTTCAGTACATTAAACCGATAGATGAATTGAAGTTTGTAATCGGCAGCCGGGAGGATTATGAATGGTCAAAAGAGATTATTAAGGAATACGACCTGCAAAATAAATGCGAAATATTATTCTCCGTCGTATTTGAAAGTTTAAAACCCGTGGAGCTTGTAAACTGGATAATTGAAGATTCTCTAAAAGTGAGATTTCAATTACAAATGCACAAGTTTATTTGGGATCCAAAGAAAAAAGGAGTTTAGAATAATGAAAGTATCAAAAAGTTTTCATTGGGAAATGGGTCACCGTCTCCCCTTTCATCAGGGTAAATGCGTGAATCTTCACGGTCATTCCTACAGGATGTTTCTCGAAGTGGAAGGTGATCTCGATGAAAACGGGCTTGTTATCGATTTCTATGACCTGAAGAAAATTGTTAACCCGATAATCGAAGAACTCGATCATTCATTCATGGTATCATCTCTCGATGCTGATTTGAACAATCTTCTCAGCTCTTTTCCGACGAAGAGGGTTGATGTCGACTTCCATTCATCAGTAGAAAATATTACAAAATATCTTCTCGACCGAATCGCCTCGAGTACCCTTCCAAAAAATATTCGTGCAATCACAGCAACAGTTTATGAAACTCAGGACGCTTATGCCCGCGATACAAGGATTACAGGTTAAACTCAGATGCCGACATATAAAATCACCCTTGAGTACGAAGGAACCCGCTACAGTGGCTGGCAGGCTCAAAAAAACGCAAAGACTGTACAAGGTACACTTCTCCAAATCCTGAAACAAATTTTTGGGACTGATAACATCGATCTTCAAGGAGCTGGGAGAACCGATGCCGGTGTACACGCTGCGGCTCAGATTGCTTCCCTTGTGACTCCTG
This genomic window from Ignavibacteria bacterium contains:
- a CDS encoding histidine--tRNA ligase, giving the protein MNGMIPRKIKGFRDIEPKLNELRKNVVEKAGKVYELYGFRHWDTPILEYAENLGKYLPDKETVAEGVYSFRNPETEPVYKDDGSELRDESDFVVMDNHHIAMRYDLTAPLARMYAEELFLQSIKSQLTTKNAPLFKRYQYGPVYRFEAKLDPGRFREFWQLDFDTVGTADVATDAESCMILSDALEAIGLARNSYLVKVNNRKILSGFLESLGIEGEANEANVLRIIDKIDKVGVQGIVAELGEGRKDSSGAFIPGLGIDKTIVKGIAGYFERFTEDSKREDILTELEGLGGSNEKFAEGLAELKKIDMLLSSAGFDENRVLFSPSIVRGLGYYTGPVYEVESLLTFEDSKGNTRKVGSICGGGRYDGLVERLLGIKVPAAGASIGVDRLCELLVLSGNSDVKSKSSVLVTVFDDELMGEYQKIATELRNAGISTEVYYGAQRGLKKQLGYADKMDSPVCLLLGSDEYAKGVVTVRDLALGKEMSDSITNKEEWKQKVQKEVLREDLVAAVKQMLNR
- a CDS encoding hemolysin III family protein, whose protein sequence is MELFSKLREPVNGFTHFLGVVLAPVALFVLLNREHPAVTGTHIVAFSIFCASQFFLFLASTLYHWIPASDRKLVILRKIDHIMIFVSIAGSYTPVCLITLGGTLGYVTLGVVWTIALAGFFIKVFWLHAPRKLYTGIYLAMGWLVLLVIYPLYNAMPEGGMFWLILEAVFYTVGALIYAFKRPDPFPGIMGFHEIFHIFILLGAFSHFYLLLKFV
- a CDS encoding T9SS type A sorting domain-containing protein, translated to MRKMYSLFFFICLSLIASSQDLRIEKPVFSAGNQGDWVPDNVVLNYKPIGMMSGIQTSNGDIYIAINDTLSTTNLGLVVRKSTDAGVTWTTLSGVNSRTKFEKLKLIKSSLDSVYCFFQEGFSVYSWNINGSILNPVMVAGGYRSFDVEITSTNSMYVVLDSLPSNNLVRYASLDYGYSWINRGSISSAAALPFLSKSVSGDTLFLNYMGPILADTATSVIRVVRYRETAPGVLASATFQDIATSTLPKYEYKTVAGNGVAWFVYTKVDGSSQLWARQSTDGGFTYGTEFRVNPDETVNQYGFDLKAKFPAGNGFSFVYHADSAQVGPSTSVTDKIQFGSALQTGSSFQPFEQINQVPAFFSANNCKPIIVELPFYNSSGVAFEAETGTGNKVYWDAFHLVPVELTSFSADVYANKVVLNWSTATETNNRGFSVEKKTIGNWEKIGFVNGNGTSTRAHNYSFIDNDNATGKVYYRLNQIDLDGTSSFSKVVEVDLSTPNEYNLSQNYPNPFNPSTSIKFALKVDSKVSLKIFNPLGQEVMTILSDNHAAGSYNISVNAAGLNSGVYFYTLEANGVDGSKFTSTKKMILMK
- a CDS encoding histidine kinase, whose protein sequence is MNRLKITLLFTVILFSLNFAQINIKMIVKAEGVENSESVYIAGNRPEIGNWNPGATKFFKEPTGNWVYSFTIPAPDQLEFKFTKGSWSQEAANPDGTIPGNTIVNAVRDTVLEFKICCWSKAAGTTAFKGQITGKVEYIRGLGEGNILPRDIIILLPEGYEKSSDRYPVLYMHDGQNIFDPSTVGFGVDWQIDEAIDSLAKQGKVEKMIIVGIYNSKNRRPEYSHSKLGEEYMNFVVNKVKPLIDSKYRTKPGREFTSTAGSSMGGLISFMLLWEHNDVFSKAGSFSPALKIDIYDYVSIVKNTSSPKRNFKLYIDNGGKGLEAKLQPGIDEMIATLEELGYKQGEDFITVFDPEAEHNESAWAKRIPNFLMKMFGTNK
- the queE gene encoding 7-carboxy-7-deazaguanine synthase QueE, which translates into the protein MLKINEIYFSVQGESTHAGLPCVFVRLTYCNLRCTYCDTEYAFYEGKDMSLEDILAEVKKYNCDMVEITGGEPLIQKEVLPLMTTLCDMGYKVLIETGGSLPIDNIDPRVHVIMDLKCPSSKMMKKNRYENLQYIKPIDELKFVIGSREDYEWSKEIIKEYDLQNKCEILFSVVFESLKPVELVNWIIEDSLKVRFQLQMHKFIWDPKKKGV
- a CDS encoding 6-carboxytetrahydropterin synthase; its protein translation is MKVSKSFHWEMGHRLPFHQGKCVNLHGHSYRMFLEVEGDLDENGLVIDFYDLKKIVNPIIEELDHSFMVSSLDADLNNLLSSFPTKRVDVDFHSSVENITKYLLDRIASSTLPKNIRAITATVYETQDAYARDTRITG